A single window of Electrophorus electricus isolate fEleEle1 chromosome 16, fEleEle1.pri, whole genome shotgun sequence DNA harbors:
- the LOC118242706 gene encoding epidermal differentiation-specific protein-like, with translation MNKIIVYEHCNFQGLSREFTSNVSNLIDHSFNDCISSLKIFGNPWVVYRHVNFKDILAVYEEGEYSAVQHNDTISSMELVTEDLTDPQITLYEHVNYGGQKIVVNCETSLCSGSFNDLASSHKVQRGAWILYEHANRGGSFMVARASHCVPNYGLFNDKLSHLHPLKPGRPIISAEVQWDKKEDQVKSVVIESLCGLNHGEHEQTFSTQLIREYDTSVTESFRFSIDTTITLGSKFEVDIFVKAEQNLSLSNTFTVERGSTNARTEKKSVRVTLPVKVPPHTKLTVNVVRKEVDVKVPVKLTITTGSHSEVEYGEYRCQCGTSVMTEFIEEKI, from the coding sequence ATGAACAAGATCATTGTGTATGAGCATTGTAACTTCCAGGGTCTCAGCAGAGAGTTTACTTCCAATGTCTCCAACTTGATTGATCACAGTTTTAATGACTGCATCTCCTCTTTGAAGATATTTGGTAACCCATGGGTGGTATACAGACACGTCAATTTCAAGGACATCCTGGCTGTCTATGAAGAGGGAGAATACTCTGCAGTGCAACACAATGATACTATTTCTTCAATGGAGTTAGTGACAGAAGACCTGACAGATCCTCAGATCACACTGTATGAACATGTAAACTACGGGGGCCAGAAGATTGTTGTTAACTGTGAGACCTCTCTGTGCTCTGGTTCTTTCAATGATCTTGCATCTTCTCATAAGGTGCAGAGAGGAGCCTGGATCCTATATGAGCATGCAAATAGAGGTGGATCTTTCATGGTGGCAAGAGCTTCTCATTGTGTGCCCAACTATGGTTTGTTCAATGACAAACTGTCTCACCTTCACCCTCTTAAGCCAGGTAGACCCATTATATCAGCAGAGGTCCAGTGGGACAAGAAGGAGGATCAAGTGAAATCTGTGGTCATTGAGTCTCTGTGTGGTCTGAATCATGGAGAACATGAACAAaccttctccacacagctgATACGAGAGTACGACACATCTGTCACTGAGAGTTTCCGCTTCAGCATTGATACAACCATCACCTTGGGATCAAAATTTGAGGTAGATATCTTTGTGAAGGCAGAGCAGAACCTCTCTTTGAGTAATACTTTCACTGTGGAGAGGGGAAGCACCAACGCTAGAACTGAGAAGAAGAGTGTCCGAGTCACCCTGCCAGTCAAAGTCCCTCCCCACACCAAGCTCACTGTGAACGTGGTGAGGAAGGAGGTGGATGTGAAGGTCCCAGTCAAGCTGACCATCACCACAGGTAGCCACAGTGAAGTCGAGTATGGGGAATACAGATGCCAATGTGGGACCTCAGTCATGACTGAATTCATAGAGGAGAAGATCTAG